The Rhodococcus sp. X156 genome window below encodes:
- a CDS encoding peroxiredoxin, which produces MTLDVGTTAPDFTLKDQNNQEVTLSSYRGDKNVLLVFYPLPFTGTCQGELCQVRDDLPKFQNDDTVVLAVSVGSAPSLKVWAADQGYTFPLLADFWPHGEVAQAYGVFNDATGFANRGTFVIDKQGVIRFAEMNGPGEARDQSAWDKALAALPA; this is translated from the coding sequence ATGACGCTCGACGTCGGTACGACTGCACCTGATTTCACCCTCAAGGACCAGAACAACCAGGAAGTGACGCTGTCCTCCTACCGGGGTGACAAGAACGTCCTGCTGGTCTTCTACCCCCTGCCGTTCACGGGAACCTGCCAGGGCGAGCTCTGCCAGGTGCGCGACGACCTCCCCAAGTTCCAGAACGACGACACCGTCGTGCTCGCCGTCTCGGTCGGTTCCGCGCCCTCGCTGAAGGTCTGGGCCGCCGACCAGGGCTACACCTTCCCGCTGCTGGCCGACTTCTGGCCGCACGGCGAGGTTGCCCAGGCCTACGGCGTGTTCAACGACGCGACCGGCTTCGCCAACCGGGGCACGTTCGTCATCGACAAGCAGGGCGTCATCCGGTTCGCTGAGATGAACGGCCCCGGCGAGGCCCGCGACCAGTCCGCGTGGGACAAGGCGCTGGCAGCGCTGCCGGCGTGA
- a CDS encoding bifunctional RNase H/acid phosphatase, which translates to MSLAHVLVEADGGSRGNPGPAGYGAVVLSADGARTVLAERKEALGRTTNNVAEYRGLIAGLQAAIELGAHEVDVRMDSKLVVEQMSGRWKIKHPDMIPLAAEAKELVAQLSRVGFTWIPRAQNSHADRLANQAMDAAAGIAPAATSAAVTPVAAAKPASPGWTGAVGTPTRLLLLRHGQTALSVDRRYSGRGNPELTAVGREQAAAAAKHVAGLGGITAVVSSPLGRARQTAAAAAQELGLDVTVHEGLTETDFGEWEGLTFREAAERDPELHRRWLGDTSVAPPGGESFDEVHQRVQAARDELVAAHPGATLLVVSHVTPIKTLLRLALDCGPSLLFRLHLDLASLSTAEFYPDGGSSVRLVNAPTS; encoded by the coding sequence GTGAGCTTGGCCCACGTGCTGGTGGAGGCCGACGGAGGCTCGCGGGGCAACCCCGGGCCCGCCGGCTACGGCGCGGTGGTGCTCAGCGCTGACGGTGCGCGCACGGTGCTGGCCGAGCGCAAGGAGGCGCTGGGGCGCACCACCAACAACGTCGCGGAGTACCGCGGGCTCATCGCGGGGCTGCAGGCCGCCATCGAGCTCGGTGCCCACGAGGTGGACGTGCGGATGGACTCCAAGCTGGTGGTGGAGCAGATGTCCGGGCGCTGGAAGATCAAGCACCCGGACATGATCCCGCTGGCCGCTGAGGCCAAGGAGCTGGTGGCGCAGCTCTCCCGGGTGGGCTTCACCTGGATCCCGCGGGCCCAGAACTCCCACGCCGACCGGTTGGCCAACCAGGCCATGGACGCCGCGGCCGGGATCGCACCGGCAGCCACGTCCGCGGCCGTAACCCCGGTCGCCGCAGCCAAGCCCGCGTCTCCCGGCTGGACCGGCGCCGTGGGCACGCCCACCCGGCTGCTGCTGCTGCGCCACGGGCAGACGGCACTGTCGGTGGACCGGCGCTACTCCGGGCGCGGCAACCCCGAGCTGACCGCGGTGGGCCGCGAGCAGGCCGCCGCCGCAGCCAAGCACGTAGCCGGCCTCGGGGGGATCACCGCCGTGGTGTCCTCCCCGCTGGGGCGTGCCCGCCAGACCGCCGCCGCCGCGGCGCAGGAGCTGGGTCTGGACGTCACCGTGCACGAGGGCCTGACCGAGACCGACTTCGGCGAGTGGGAGGGGCTGACCTTCCGCGAGGCCGCCGAGCGCGACCCCGAGCTGCACCGCCGCTGGCTGGGGGACACCTCGGTGGCTCCTCCCGGCGGGGAGAGCTTCGACGAGGTGCACCAGCGGGTGCAGGCGGCGCGCGACGAGCTGGTGGCCGCGCACCCCGGGGCCACCCTGCTGGTGGTCAGCCACGTCACGCCGATCAAGACGCTGCTGCGCCTGGCCCTGGACTGCGGCCCGTCGCTGCTGTTCCGGCTGCACCTGGACCTGGCGTCGCTGAGCACCGCGGAGTTCTACCCCGACGGCGGCAGCAGCGTGCGGCTGGTCAACGCTCCCACCAGCTGA
- a CDS encoding ArsB/NhaD family transporter, which translates to MSVLALALLAVVLVFTVAAPHRWPEAVAAVPAAVLTVAVGALSPAQAWEQVRELGPTVGFLAAVLVLAHLADVHGVFRWVGALLAGGARGQPRRLLSLVFVAASLTTAVLSLDATVVLLTPAVLATTLRLRVPARPHVYATAHLANSASLLLPVSNLTNLLAFSASGLSFLGFAALMALPWLVVVALELVLFRLFFAADLRPRPALELPVEPAPTPRLALVVLALTLVGFAVSGLVGVGPGWVAAVGAAVLAVPALANRSTSAPRLVREAAPLFCLFVLALGVVVGGVTAGGLGELVGELVPEHPTLLALLGTAVLAAVAANVVNNLPATLLLLAVLGTTADPGLVLAVLLGVNIGPNLTYVGSLATLLWRRVLRSRGVAPSLRTFTVLGLLTVPLTLPAAVLALWLGLQLR; encoded by the coding sequence CTGAGCGTGCTGGCGCTCGCGCTGCTGGCGGTGGTGCTGGTGTTCACCGTGGCCGCCCCACACCGGTGGCCGGAGGCGGTGGCGGCCGTGCCCGCCGCGGTGCTCACCGTGGCGGTGGGCGCGCTGTCCCCGGCCCAGGCCTGGGAGCAGGTGCGCGAGCTCGGCCCCACCGTCGGCTTCCTGGCGGCGGTGCTGGTGCTGGCGCACCTGGCCGACGTGCACGGAGTGTTCCGCTGGGTCGGCGCGCTGCTGGCCGGCGGGGCCCGCGGGCAGCCGCGGCGGCTGCTGAGCCTGGTGTTCGTGGCCGCCTCGCTCACCACCGCGGTGCTCAGCCTGGACGCCACCGTGGTGCTGCTGACCCCGGCGGTGCTGGCCACCACGCTCCGGCTGCGGGTGCCGGCCCGTCCGCACGTCTACGCCACCGCGCACCTGGCCAACTCCGCGTCGCTGCTGCTGCCGGTCTCCAACCTCACCAACCTGCTGGCCTTCTCCGCCAGCGGGCTCAGCTTCCTGGGCTTCGCGGCGCTGATGGCGTTGCCGTGGCTGGTGGTGGTGGCCCTGGAGCTGGTGCTGTTCCGGCTGTTCTTCGCTGCTGATCTCCGTCCGCGCCCTGCCCTCGAGCTCCCCGTGGAGCCGGCCCCCACCCCGCGGCTCGCCCTGGTGGTGCTCGCGCTCACCCTCGTCGGGTTCGCGGTGTCCGGGCTGGTCGGGGTGGGGCCGGGGTGGGTGGCGGCGGTGGGCGCTGCGGTCCTGGCGGTGCCCGCGCTGGCGAACCGCAGCACCTCCGCGCCCCGGCTGGTGCGCGAGGCTGCGCCGTTGTTTTGCCTGTTCGTGCTGGCCCTGGGGGTGGTGGTGGGCGGGGTGACCGCTGGCGGGCTCGGGGAGCTGGTGGGCGAGCTGGTGCCAGAACACCCCACGCTGCTGGCCCTGCTGGGCACTGCGGTGCTGGCCGCAGTGGCGGCCAACGTGGTGAACAACCTGCCCGCCACGCTGCTGCTGCTGGCCGTGCTCGGAACCACCGCCGACCCGGGGCTGGTGCTGGCGGTGCTGCTGGGGGTGAACATCGGCCCCAACCTCACCTACGTGGGCTCGCTGGCCACCCTGCTGTGGCGGCGGGTGCTGCGCAGCCGCGGGGTGGCGCCGTCGCTGCGCACGTTCACCGTGCTGGGCCTTCTCACCGTGCCGCTCACGCTGCCCGCGGCCGTCCTCGCGCTGTGGCTGGGCCTGCAGCTGCGGTGA
- a CDS encoding sulfite exporter TauE/SafE family protein, which translates to MSAAQMTLLALVGVISGAANAIAGGGSLIVFPALLAVGLPPLDANVTNSIAQWPSYFGATVGQRADLQGQAARLRLVVPLAAAGAFTGAVLLLVLSSAVFDTVVPVLVLAASALMALQPRITHWTGDPQPGDPDRTVALGLSVFVATLYGGYFGGALGIIMMALLAVTANDTLRRLNAVKVALSMVAATAALAVFALGAPVHWGWVAVIGPATLVGGYAGAKIAQRMHAAVLRWSVVVLGVAVGAYLVVT; encoded by the coding sequence GTGTCCGCCGCCCAGATGACGCTGCTGGCACTGGTCGGCGTGATCTCCGGTGCGGCCAACGCCATCGCCGGCGGTGGCTCGCTGATCGTGTTCCCGGCGCTGCTCGCCGTGGGCCTGCCGCCGCTGGATGCCAACGTCACCAACTCCATCGCCCAGTGGCCCAGCTACTTCGGTGCCACGGTGGGCCAGCGCGCCGACCTGCAGGGCCAGGCGGCCCGGCTGCGGCTGGTGGTGCCGCTGGCGGCCGCGGGCGCGTTCACCGGGGCGGTGCTGCTGCTGGTCCTGTCCAGCGCGGTGTTCGACACCGTGGTGCCGGTGCTGGTGCTGGCCGCCAGCGCGCTGATGGCCCTGCAGCCGCGGATCACGCACTGGACCGGTGACCCCCAGCCCGGGGACCCCGACCGCACGGTGGCCCTGGGCCTGTCCGTCTTCGTCGCCACGCTCTACGGCGGCTACTTCGGCGGTGCGCTGGGCATCATCATGATGGCGCTGCTGGCGGTGACCGCCAACGACACCCTGCGCCGGCTCAACGCGGTGAAGGTGGCGCTGTCCATGGTGGCGGCAACCGCCGCGCTGGCGGTCTTCGCCCTCGGCGCCCCGGTGCACTGGGGCTGGGTGGCGGTGATCGGCCCGGCCACGCTGGTGGGCGGCTACGCCGGCGCCAAGATCGCCCAGCGGATGCACGCCGCGGTGCTGCGCTGGTCGGTGGTGGTGCTCGGGGTGGCGGTGGGCGCCTACCTGGTGGTGACCTGA
- a CDS encoding C4-type zinc ribbon domain-containing protein, with protein MNVDPAVQRTLLDLAATDAELARITHRRRTLPEAQEVERLETERQARKDAAVAVQMQVEDLDRDIRKLEREVEAVRSREDRDRKLLEGGTVTPKQMTELQHELETLTRRQGILEDELLEVMEQREASAADHEHAGAQLSKVEDELNEAARQRDEALADLDTAERRCIEQRAQQLPRFPAELLTVYERQRASRGAGAALLQARRCGACRMELDRSVMARFAAAPPELVLRCEECGAILVRTKESGL; from the coding sequence GTGAACGTCGACCCCGCCGTGCAGCGCACGCTGCTGGACTTGGCCGCGACCGACGCCGAGCTGGCGCGCATCACCCACCGGCGCCGCACCCTGCCCGAGGCGCAGGAGGTGGAGCGTCTGGAGACCGAGCGACAGGCCCGCAAGGACGCCGCCGTGGCCGTGCAGATGCAGGTGGAAGACCTCGACCGCGACATCCGCAAGCTCGAGCGCGAGGTGGAGGCGGTGCGCAGCCGCGAGGACCGCGACCGCAAGCTCCTCGAGGGCGGCACCGTCACCCCCAAGCAGATGACCGAGCTGCAGCACGAGCTGGAGACCCTCACCCGCCGGCAGGGGATCCTGGAGGACGAGCTGCTCGAGGTGATGGAGCAGCGCGAGGCCAGCGCCGCCGACCACGAGCACGCCGGCGCGCAGCTGAGCAAGGTCGAGGACGAGCTGAACGAGGCCGCCCGCCAGCGCGACGAGGCGCTGGCCGACCTGGACACCGCCGAGAGGCGCTGCATCGAGCAGCGCGCCCAGCAGCTGCCCCGCTTCCCGGCCGAGCTGCTCACCGTCTACGAGCGCCAGCGCGCCTCCCGCGGTGCCGGTGCGGCCCTGCTGCAGGCCCGCCGTTGCGGTGCCTGCCGGATGGAGCTGGACCGCAGCGTGATGGCTCGCTTCGCCGCTGCCCCGCCCGAGCTGGTGCTGCGCTGCGAGGAGTGCGGCGCCATCCTGGTGCGCACCAAGGAGTCCGGTCTGTGA
- a CDS encoding SURF1 family protein, which translates to MRRLRTLLKPGWLALAVVVAGFAYMCFTVLAPWQLDKNSSTEQRNDQINASFSAEPVELAEVVPGTEAPESTDEWRRVTVTGAYLTDDQVLARLRSVLGQPAYEVLTPFRVTEGVLTNQVVLVNRGFVRPIQGTQPPAITAPPSETVRLEARIRLDERPQPRPSFDDGGVRQIYGVNAGQVGEVTGLTVRPGYLQLGDNQPGVLEALPLPQLDAGPYLSYGLQWIAFGIMAPLGLGYFVWAELRERRDNKRRIDPAATPEPELSPQPQPAPEPVSTLADRYGKRR; encoded by the coding sequence GTGCGCCGACTGCGAACTCTGCTCAAACCGGGCTGGCTGGCCCTGGCCGTGGTGGTCGCCGGGTTCGCCTACATGTGCTTCACCGTGCTGGCGCCGTGGCAGCTGGACAAGAACTCCAGCACCGAGCAGCGCAACGACCAGATCAACGCCTCCTTCTCCGCCGAGCCGGTGGAGCTGGCCGAGGTGGTGCCGGGCACCGAGGCGCCGGAGAGCACCGACGAGTGGCGTCGCGTCACGGTCACCGGCGCCTACCTGACCGACGACCAGGTGCTCGCCCGCCTGCGCTCGGTGCTGGGCCAGCCCGCCTACGAGGTGCTCACCCCGTTCCGGGTCACCGAGGGCGTGCTGACCAACCAGGTGGTGCTGGTCAACCGCGGCTTCGTCCGCCCGATCCAGGGCACCCAGCCCCCGGCCATCACCGCCCCGCCGAGCGAGACCGTGAGGCTGGAGGCGCGCATCCGCCTGGACGAGCGCCCGCAGCCGCGACCGAGCTTCGACGACGGCGGAGTGCGGCAGATTTACGGCGTCAACGCCGGCCAGGTGGGCGAGGTGACCGGGCTGACCGTTCGCCCGGGCTACCTGCAGCTGGGCGACAACCAGCCCGGGGTCCTCGAGGCGCTGCCGCTGCCCCAGCTGGACGCGGGACCCTACCTGTCCTACGGCCTGCAGTGGATCGCGTTCGGCATCATGGCGCCGCTGGGCCTGGGCTACTTCGTGTGGGCCGAGCTCCGCGAGCGGCGGGACAACAAGCGGCGGATCGACCCCGCTGCCACCCCCGAGCCGGAGCTCTCACCGCAGCCGCAGCCTGCCCCGGAGCCGGTCTCCACCCTGGCCGACCGCTACGGCAAGCGCCGCTGA
- a CDS encoding cobalamin biosynthesis protein, with protein MPALVSTTAGSRRAVGLLLGLALDRALGDPRRWHPVAGFGSTAAALERLTYRDSRPAGALHVGVLVAGAAGLGLLAPRRGMGHVLATAAATWAVLGGTSLLREGSAMATELTADDLDAARRRLPSLCGRDPSALDAAGLARATVESVAENTSDATVAPLVWGALAGVPGLLVYRAANTLDAMIGHHSPRYERFGWAAARLDDGLNLAPARLAGVLTVAAAPLVGGSPRQAVRAWRRDGAAHPSPNAGVVEASAAGALGVQLGGATPYPYGVQQRPLLGHGAAPTVADLRRAVRLSRLVQGGAVLASAALAVAVGQGGDRLRGRLRLR; from the coding sequence GTGCCCGCTCTCGTCTCCACCACCGCGGGCAGCCGCCGCGCGGTCGGTCTGCTGCTCGGCCTGGCCCTCGACCGTGCTCTCGGCGACCCCCGTCGCTGGCACCCGGTGGCCGGCTTCGGCTCCACCGCCGCGGCCCTGGAGCGGCTGACCTACCGCGACTCCCGCCCCGCCGGCGCGCTGCACGTCGGCGTCCTGGTGGCCGGCGCCGCGGGCCTGGGCCTGCTGGCGCCCCGGCGCGGGATGGGGCACGTGCTGGCCACGGCCGCCGCCACCTGGGCGGTGCTGGGTGGCACCTCGCTGCTGCGGGAGGGCTCGGCCATGGCCACCGAGCTGACCGCCGACGACCTGGACGCCGCCCGCCGGCGGCTGCCCTCCCTGTGCGGGCGCGACCCTTCGGCGCTGGACGCCGCCGGCCTGGCCCGCGCCACGGTGGAGTCGGTGGCGGAGAACACCTCTGACGCCACGGTGGCCCCGCTGGTGTGGGGTGCGCTGGCTGGGGTGCCCGGCCTGCTGGTCTACCGCGCCGCCAACACCCTGGACGCCATGATCGGGCACCACTCGCCGCGCTACGAGCGCTTCGGGTGGGCCGCGGCGCGGCTGGACGACGGGCTCAACCTGGCTCCGGCTCGGCTGGCCGGGGTGCTCACCGTGGCGGCCGCGCCGCTGGTGGGCGGCTCACCGCGGCAGGCGGTGCGGGCGTGGCGTCGGGACGGCGCAGCGCACCCCAGCCCCAACGCCGGGGTGGTGGAGGCCTCCGCCGCCGGCGCGCTGGGCGTGCAGCTGGGTGGGGCGACGCCCTACCCGTACGGGGTGCAGCAGCGGCCGCTGCTGGGGCACGGCGCGGCACCGACGGTGGCGGACCTGCGGCGGGCGGTGCGGCTGTCCCGGCTGGTGCAGGGTGGGGCGGTGCTCGCCTCAGCGGCGCTTGCCGTAGCGGTCGGCCAGGGTGGAGACCGGCTCCGGGGCAGGCTGCGGCTGCGGTGA
- a CDS encoding DUF3052 domain-containing protein: MVAAGDSRNDAEKLGIVHGMVVQEIGWDEDTDDSLRAIVEQQSGSELVDEDTDEVIDVALLWWRDGDGDLVDALVDAIGPLADDGVVWVLSPKTGVNGHVEPSEIAEAAPTAGLTQTLTMNLGDWTANRLVQPRTKAKR, encoded by the coding sequence GTGGTCGCCGCGGGGGATTCCCGAAATGACGCCGAGAAGCTCGGAATTGTGCACGGGATGGTGGTGCAGGAGATTGGCTGGGACGAGGACACCGACGATTCCCTGCGGGCGATCGTGGAGCAGCAGTCCGGCAGCGAGCTGGTCGACGAGGACACCGACGAGGTCATCGACGTGGCGCTGCTGTGGTGGCGGGACGGTGACGGCGACCTGGTCGACGCGTTGGTGGACGCCATCGGACCGCTGGCCGACGACGGCGTGGTGTGGGTGCTGAGCCCCAAGACCGGCGTCAACGGGCACGTCGAGCCGAGCGAGATCGCTGAGGCCGCGCCCACCGCAGGGTTGACGCAGACGCTGACGATGAACCTGGGTGACTGGACCGCCAACCGTCTGGTGCAGCCTCGGACCAAGGCCAAGCGCTGA
- the cobC gene encoding Rv2231c family pyridoxal phosphate-dependent protein CobC yields MEDTTGPDCTALDYRALRHHGDVDAEPGLLDFAVNVRGTAPPAWLRERLAARLDDLGAYPSAAEELATREQVAARHGRRPDEVLLLAGAAEGFALLPRLRPRLAAVVHPSFTEPELALREADVPVQRVVLAPPWQLAGAAVPAEADLVVLGNPTNPTSVLHPAEQVLGLRRANRVVVVDEAFADAVPGEPQSLAGQRLPDVLVLRSLTKTWALAGLRAGYVLGPPDLLPRLARGRPHWPLGTLQLEAIRACCEPDAVAWTQREAEAIAVERAEMAALLAPWLCGPAQGPFLLLRVPDGERVRRELRTRGIAVRRGDTFPGLGPDYLRVAVRSSADAHRLTETMTEVLR; encoded by the coding sequence GTGGAGGACACCACTGGGCCGGACTGCACAGCACTGGACTACCGGGCCCTGCGCCACCACGGCGACGTCGACGCCGAGCCGGGTCTGCTGGACTTCGCGGTGAACGTCCGGGGCACGGCGCCGCCGGCGTGGCTGCGCGAGCGCCTCGCCGCCCGCCTGGACGACCTGGGTGCGTACCCCAGTGCGGCCGAGGAGCTGGCCACCCGCGAGCAGGTCGCCGCCCGGCACGGCCGCCGCCCCGACGAGGTGCTGCTGCTGGCCGGTGCGGCCGAGGGCTTCGCGCTGCTGCCGCGGCTGCGCCCGCGCCTGGCCGCCGTGGTGCACCCCTCCTTCACCGAGCCCGAGCTGGCGCTGCGGGAGGCCGACGTGCCCGTGCAGCGCGTGGTGCTGGCCCCGCCGTGGCAGCTGGCCGGCGCGGCGGTGCCCGCGGAGGCCGATCTGGTGGTGCTGGGCAACCCCACCAACCCCACCTCGGTGCTGCACCCCGCCGAGCAGGTGCTGGGCCTGCGCCGCGCGAACCGGGTGGTGGTGGTGGACGAGGCCTTCGCCGACGCGGTGCCCGGTGAGCCGCAGAGCCTGGCCGGCCAGCGGCTGCCGGACGTGCTGGTGCTGCGCAGCCTCACCAAGACCTGGGCGCTGGCCGGGCTGCGCGCCGGCTACGTGCTGGGCCCGCCCGACCTGTTGCCCCGGCTGGCGCGCGGACGTCCACACTGGCCGCTGGGCACTCTGCAGCTGGAGGCCATTCGCGCCTGCTGCGAGCCCGACGCCGTGGCGTGGACGCAGCGGGAGGCGGAGGCGATCGCCGTCGAGCGCGCCGAGATGGCGGCCCTGCTGGCGCCGTGGCTGTGCGGGCCCGCGCAGGGACCGTTCCTGCTGCTGCGCGTGCCCGACGGCGAGCGGGTGCGCCGCGAGCTGCGCACCCGCGGCATCGCGGTGCGCCGCGGCGACACCTTCCCCGGGCTGGGACCTGACTACCTGCGGGTGGCGGTGCGCAGCAGCGCAGACGCCCACCGGCTGACCGAGACGATGACGGAGGTGCTCCGATGA
- a CDS encoding Nif3-like dinuclear metal center hexameric protein — protein sequence MSAADNGVRVADLVATLDAAYPPELAQDWDAVGLVCGDPADPVGRVLFAVDATEAVVDEALEWGAQALVVHHPLLLRGVTGVGADTAKGALLTRLIRGGCALFSAHTNADAADPGVSDALAERLGLRVLGPLEAEPEPALDKIVTMVPQGADVERVKAALFSAGAGELGAYSRAAFSVTGTGQFLPGGGSLPSIGEVGELTEVAETRIEVVAPRRLRAQVVASLVWAHPYEEPAYDVLEVAPRPSSQGLGRLGELAEAETLREFTARAAAALPATVWGVRAAGDPDRQVQRVAVCGGAGDSLLGTVARLGADVFLTADLRHHPADEHLRTGGPALVDVAHWASEQPWCAQAQGVVQAAFGDRVSTRVSQLRTDPWTVGCGTGHTNTLEPIE from the coding sequence ATGAGCGCAGCAGACAACGGCGTGCGGGTGGCTGACCTGGTGGCCACCCTGGACGCCGCCTACCCGCCGGAGCTGGCCCAGGACTGGGACGCCGTCGGGCTGGTGTGCGGCGACCCCGCCGACCCGGTGGGCCGGGTGCTCTTCGCCGTCGACGCCACCGAGGCCGTGGTGGACGAGGCGCTGGAGTGGGGTGCGCAGGCCCTGGTGGTGCACCACCCGCTGCTGCTGCGCGGAGTGACCGGCGTGGGGGCCGACACCGCCAAGGGGGCGCTGCTGACCCGGCTGATCCGCGGAGGCTGCGCGCTGTTCAGCGCCCACACCAACGCCGACGCCGCCGACCCCGGGGTGTCCGACGCCCTCGCCGAGCGGCTGGGGCTGCGCGTGCTGGGTCCGCTGGAGGCCGAGCCCGAGCCGGCCCTGGACAAGATCGTCACGATGGTCCCGCAGGGGGCGGACGTGGAGCGGGTCAAGGCGGCGCTGTTCTCCGCCGGGGCCGGCGAGCTGGGTGCCTACAGCCGGGCGGCGTTCTCCGTCACCGGCACCGGGCAGTTCCTGCCCGGCGGAGGTTCGCTGCCCTCGATCGGCGAGGTCGGGGAGCTGACCGAGGTGGCCGAGACCCGCATCGAGGTAGTGGCCCCGCGGCGGCTGCGCGCGCAGGTGGTGGCGTCCCTGGTGTGGGCCCACCCCTACGAGGAGCCGGCCTACGACGTGCTGGAAGTGGCGCCGCGGCCGTCGTCGCAGGGGCTGGGCCGCCTGGGTGAGCTGGCCGAGGCCGAGACGCTGCGGGAGTTCACCGCCCGTGCCGCCGCCGCGCTGCCGGCCACGGTGTGGGGCGTGCGGGCTGCCGGCGACCCCGATCGGCAGGTGCAGCGGGTGGCGGTGTGCGGTGGCGCTGGCGACTCCCTGCTGGGCACCGTGGCCCGGCTGGGGGCGGACGTGTTCCTCACCGCCGACCTGCGCCACCACCCCGCCGACGAGCACCTGCGCACCGGCGGGCCGGCCCTGGTGGACGTGGCGCACTGGGCCAGCGAGCAGCCGTGGTGCGCACAGGCGCAGGGCGTGGTGCAGGCCGCGTTCGGGGATAGGGTGAGCACGCGCGTGTCGCAGCTGCGCACCGACCCCTGGACCGTGGGCTGCGGCACCGGACACACCAACACATTGGAGCCCATCGAGTGA